One genomic window of Peromyscus maniculatus bairdii isolate BWxNUB_F1_BW_parent chromosome 2, HU_Pman_BW_mat_3.1, whole genome shotgun sequence includes the following:
- the LOC102914023 gene encoding interferon alpha-12-like, translated as MARPCVFLMILVVMHYWSSCCLGCDLPQTHHLRNKRAFTLLAQMRRLSPLSCLKDRMDFAFPLEKVDAQQIQKAQVIQVLGEMIQQVLILFTSNESSAAWETTLLNTLCNELYQLLNDLQACVMEQVEVQEPSLSQEDSLLAVRNYFYRITVYLKEKKHSPCAWEVVRAEVWRALSSSANLLARLIEEK; from the coding sequence ATGGCCAGGCCCTGTGTTTTCCTGATGATCCTGGTGGTGATGCACTACTGGTCAAGCTGCTGTCTGGGATGTGACCTGCCTCAGACTCATCACCTCAGGAACAAGAGAGCCTTCACACTCCTGGCACAAATGAGGagactctcccctctctcctgcctgaaGGACAGAATGGACTTTGCATTCCCTCTGGAGAAGGTGGATGCCCAGCAGATCCAAAAGGCACAAGTCATCCAGGTCCTGGGTGAGATGATCCAACAGGTCCTGATCCTCTTCACCTCCAATGAATCATCTGCTGCTTGGGAGACAACCCTCCTAAACACCCTCTGCAATGAGCTCTACCAGCTGCTCAATGACCTGCAAGCCTGTGTGATGGAGCAGGTGGAGGTTCAGGAACCTTCCTTGAGCCAGGAAGACTCCCTTTTGGCTGTGAGAAACTACTTCTATAGGATCACTGTCTacctgaaggagaagaaacacagcccCTGTGCCTGGGAGGTGGTCAGAGCAGAAGTCTGGAGAgccctgtcttcctcagccaACCTGCTGGCAAGATTGATTGAGGAGAAGTAA